The Rhinatrema bivittatum chromosome 4, aRhiBiv1.1, whole genome shotgun sequence genome window below encodes:
- the ETFRF1 gene encoding electron transfer flavoprotein regulatory factor 1 gives MNTPEQGGDFQFCMEMAHSLRGEVIKLYKNLLYLGREYPKGANYFRDRLKAAFMKNRDVKDPEKIKELIARGEFVIKELEALYYLRKYRAMKQRYYEDDSTNK, from the exons ATGAATACACCAGAACAAGGTGGAGATTTTCAATTCTGTATGGAAATGGCTCATTCTTTAAGAGGAGAAGTGATAAAGCTTTATAAAAAT CTTTTGTATCTTGGAAGAGAATATCCAAAAGGTGCAAACTATTTCAGAGACAGACTGAAGGCAGCTTTCATGAAGAACAGAGATGTTAAAGATCCTGAAAAGATCAAGGAACTAATAGCAAGAGGAGAATTTGTAATAAAAGAACTTGAGGCTTTGTACTATCTTAGAAAATATAGAGCTATGAAGCAGCGCTACTATGAGGATGACAGTACAAATAAATGA